Below is a window of Cloacibacillus sp. DNA.
GGCGGCGTTTCGTTTATTTGGAGACGCTGTCGATAAGGTTCGCTATGTGCCTTTTCATCGTGAGCTCGGCGAGCTCCGGGTCACGCGCCTCGACCGCTTCAAATATCCGGCGGTGCTCGCTGTTGTAGATATGCCCCGCGTCACGGCGTATCTTCTCAAAGACCCGCCCGTACTCCTCTTTCTTGCGCAGCAGCTCGACGATCGCCTCCAGTATCTGATTGTGGCTCGCCGCCGCTAGGGTGCGGTGGAATTCGTTGTCCAGCGCCGATACGGGAGCGCCGCTCTTGGCGAGGCGCTCCTGCTCCTTCACGACGCCGCGAAGCTCCTCGATCTCCGCCGGCGTGGCGTTGAGCGCCGCGAGCCGCGCGACGGTCGTCTCTACCGGCAGACGCGCCTCCAGCAGCTCCAGCAGGTAATTTTTATCGGTGTTCTCAAAGACGTCCAGAAAACCCTCCGTCCATTTGTCGTGCCAGCGCATCTCCTCCAGTTCGCGCAGCCGCCTCTCTCCGTTGGCGGAGATCGTGCGCCCCTGATTACTCCTCTTCTCCGTGTAGCCCTCATAATCCATATCGCGCAGAACGCGGCCTACCGTCGCTTCGGCCATGGAGAAGCCCTTCTTCTCCAGAAAGCGCTGCACCGAACCCGCGCCCGCGGGTTCGTTCGTCTCTTTGAGAAAGAGAAGTATGTTGTATATTACATTGTCGTGTGACTGTACCAAATCAAACACTCCTATATCCTTGATGCGCCCTTTGTCTGAAGGACCGGAAACATCCAACTGTTAATCATCAAAAGTGATGAGTTAAGGATACCCAATATTTCATTTTATTTCAAGTCCATTCAGCCGTTTTCTTCAAGAATTATTTCCATCCTTCGCCTCATTCGACGGCTCACTGAATATTTTAAGCTCG
It encodes the following:
- a CDS encoding FCD domain-containing protein, coding for MVQSHDNVIYNILLFLKETNEPAGAGSVQRFLEKKGFSMAEATVGRVLRDMDYEGYTEKRSNQGRTISANGERRLRELEEMRWHDKWTEGFLDVFENTDKNYLLELLEARLPVETTVARLAALNATPAEIEELRGVVKEQERLAKSGAPVSALDNEFHRTLAAASHNQILEAIVELLRKKEEYGRVFEKIRRDAGHIYNSEHRRIFEAVEARDPELAELTMKRHIANLIDSVSK